One stretch of Caloenas nicobarica isolate bCalNic1 chromosome 2, bCalNic1.hap1, whole genome shotgun sequence DNA includes these proteins:
- the DYNC2I1 gene encoding cytoplasmic dynein 2 intermediate chain 1 isoform X3 — MEGDKRRTKEDTWKSEELRKHLRATQPDSQNEDQKQREKKLQKEKSLHDTDAYKHERKDRGKSKERTRERERFKSVERDRDKMREREKGKEHQRRGDQERYKDKLQESSLKKESYSVPKHKDRESDREQDKKHKRHDIKQTETHNLKSFEGRDKEHHRRRESGHHLEEKKPRSEERERRHTEKKLHQNFPSAVHAFLTGISDNDTKKSIGKFLADEAEEGECVHKLQKDQELNKEGERRHREKKEYSIRPGKEMLSKERSHKRYEKEEKGKHKSKRSKEGLSHGNREGQPAEAKERIKRAENESKKYDLGNSKYKTEERIQEEMSHQRLRTVKDNAKLIEKEERDTREEKVKDTHIFNSDTGFDNLSANYEDDFEDYEDDFDDDEDESGEEKDAEENPREIPFSRTSEIEEIQRAISAENDRICTSLPKKIENEKKEPIMERQCSSVRNPFCGIFMDFQMANQRQSSRSMASKQKKRSSELLPLIDLDFSVSFSLLDLPPVNEYDMYIRNFGKMNTKQAYVQCNEDNLERDIQTEEVETLEKWTQHPAESAIVSGGPVNSQDVSVNGALTPKIDSQKLANFLRSACQVIAVLLEEDQVATQPRWKPGSRQTSLSISDSCFQLNTNQPFLHDRKISCLYVSQVQRQTLLSVHGLPEKAGVGLLNRKSIICVWNIWQPSSPQKLLMCDSEVTCCCFSPNKTTLVFAGTIDGSLLVWDLREDSRMHPHVMIGDTDWTFRVPTFSTDGVLNTVNHTSPILAVEPVSTSLHTDQNYRLSSLSYQEGMSGPPFQIASMDENGILNMWVVVELQKVDLAGSQTDLGLIPGGKVKLVHSSTVELNNRGW, encoded by the exons atGGAGGGCGACAAG AGAAGAACCAAAGAAGATACTTGGAAATCAGAAGAACTTAGAAAACATCTTagg gcAACACAACCAGATAGTCAAAATGAAGaccaaaagcagagagaaaagaaattgcaGAAAGAGAAGTCTCTTCATGACACAGACGCTTACAAACATGAACGCAAAGACAGAGGGAAGAGCAAGGAAAgaacaagagagagagagagatttaaaTCTGTTGAAAGAGACAGAGataaaatgagagagagagaaaagggaaaagagcacCAGAGAAGAGGGGACCAAGAGAGATACAAAGATAAGCTTCAAGAATCAAGTTTGAAGAAGGAAAGCTACAGTGTACCAAAACATAAAGACAGGGAGAGTGATAGAGAACAAGACAAAAAGCATAAAAGACATGATATAAAGCAAACAGAGACACACAATCTGAAATCATTTGAAGGAAGAGATAAAGAACAccacagaagaagagaaagcGGGCATCACTTGG aAGAGAAGAAACCGAGAAGTGAAGAGCGAGAACGAAGACATACAGAAAAGAAG CTACATCAAAATTTTCCATCTGCTGTTCATGCCTTTCTTACAGGAATATCG gataATGATACCAAAAAGAGCATTGGGAAGTTTTTAGCCGATGAAGCTGAAGAAGGTGAATGTGTACACAAGTTACAGAAAGATCAAGAGTTGaataaagagggagaaagaagacacagagaaaaaaaagaatattctaTTAGGCCAGGAAAAGAGATGCTTTCAAAAGAGAGAAGTCATAAACGTtatgaaaaggaagagaaaggaaaacataaatcaAAGAGATCTAAAGAGGGATTGTCCCATGGAAACAGAGAAGGGCAACCAGCAGAAGCTAAGGAGAGgataaaaagagcagaaaatgaaagcaagaagtATGATCTAGGG aacagcaaatacaaaacaGAGGAGAGAATTCAAGAAGAAATGAGCCACCAGCGCCTAAG GACTGTTAAAGATAATGCAAAACTcattgaaaaagaagaaagggacaCAAGAGAAGAG aAAGTGAAAGATACACACATCTTTAATTCAGACACAGGATTTGATAATTTATCAGCAAATTATGAGGATGATTTTGAA GATTATGAAGATGAttttgatgatgatgaagatgaaagtggtgaagaaaaagatgcagaagaaaatccaaGAGAGATTCCATTTTCCAGAACATCAGAAATTGAAGAAATTCAAAGAGCAATTAGTGCAGAAAATGATAGAATTTGTACTTCACTGccaaagaaaattgaaaatgaaaaaaaggagcCAATCATGG AAAGGCAATGCTCTTCTGTCAGAAACCCTTTTTGTGGAATATTCATGGATTTTCAAATGGCAAACCAACGACAAAGTAGCCGAAGTATGGCTAGTAAGCAGAA aaaacggAGTTCAGAACTTCTCCCACTAATTGATCTGGACTTCTCAGTTAGTTTTTCGTTACTGGATTTGCCTCCTGTAAATGAGTATGACATGTATATCAGGAATTTTGGTAAAATGAACACTAAGCAG GCATACGTTCAATGTAATGAAGACAATCTTGAGAGAGACATTCAGACTGAGGAAGTTGAGACACTGGAGAAATGGACACAGCATCCAGCAGAAAGTGCCATTGTATCTGGAG gtCCTGTAAACAGCCAGGATGTGTCAGTGAATGGAGCTCTAACACCTAAAATTGATTCACAAAAATTAGCAAATTTCCTCCGGTCTGCTTGCCAG GTGATTGCTGTTTTGCTAGAGGAGGATCAAGTTGCAACACAACCCAGGTGGAAACCAGGTTCTCGACAAACCAGTCTGTCTATTAGTGACAGCTGTTTCCAGTTAAATACTAACCAGCCATTCCTCCATG ACCGAAAAATATCCTGCCTATATGTCTCTCAAGTTCAGAGGCAGACGCTACTTTCTGTTCATGGATTACCTGAAAAGGCAGGTGTTGGTTTACTGAATAGAAAGAGCATCATATGTGTTTGGAACATCTGGCAGCCCTCCAGTCCTCAGAAACTTTTAATGTGTGACTCAGAG GTgacatgctgctgctttagtccaaataaaacaacattAGTTTTTGCTGGAACAATAGATGGCTCATTGTTGGTGTGGGACCTTCGAGAAGACTCGAGAATGCACCCTCACGTGATGATCGGTGACACTGACTGGACATTTCGAGTTCCAACATTTTCCACTG ATGGTGTTCTAAACACAGTAAACCACACCTCTCCCATACTAGCAGTGGAACCTGTCTCAACCTCTCTCCACACTGATCAGAATTACAGGCTCTCAAGCCTCTCTTATCAGGAGG GAATGTCAGGCCCTCCATTTCAGATAGCTTCAATGGATGAAAATGGAATCCTCAATATGTGG gtagttgttgAGTTACAAAAAGTGGATTTAGCTGGATCACAAACTGATTTAG GTTTAATTCCTGGAGGGAAAGTGAAGTTAGTACATAGCTCTACTGTGGAATTGAATAACAG GGGCTGGTAG